In the genome of Candidatus Zixiibacteriota bacterium, the window GACAGGAGCAGAAAGTCGAGAGTGACAAACTGGCGGTGCTGGGATTCTGGGAGGTTGCCCGGAGATTCCGGTTCTTCCGAAAACTTCTAAGCGACACGGTTCGGGAAATTGAGCGAAAACGCCCTAAGGCAATCATTCTCATCGATTATCCCGGATTCAATCTGCGTCTTGCCGAACGAGTAAAATATCTGAATATCCCGATTATCTATTATGTTTCTCCCCAGATCTGGGCATGGGGCGGCAAAAGAATTGAGCCGATAAAGAGACTGGTTGACCGGATGCTGGTGATACTTCCCTTCGAGAAAGAACTTTACGACCGCGCCGGGGTAAAATGCGACTTTGTGGGGCATTATTTAATGGATGATATCGAGAGCCGCTTCATAAAAGCGCCCTATAAATCCGAGTCTGACGTGATTGCCCTGCTCCCCGGCTCCCGGCCGCAGGAAATAGAAAAGATGCTTCCGGTTCTGGTTGAAGCGGCGGCAGTTCTGTCTGAGAATCGGAAATACCGATTTGCCGTCGCGGGTATTGAAGGGAAATTCGATTACGGTTCGTACCTGAAAAACTGCGGCACAGAAATTGAATTACAACTGGGCAGGACAAGAGAACTGATAGCGGAGAGCCGTCTGGTAATAACA includes:
- the lpxB gene encoding lipid-A-disaccharide synthase, whose product is MSRSTDNLLKSSKSIFVSAGDPSGDIAGFHLLKALREIDKGIRFFGLGGRRMKQLGQEQKVESDKLAVLGFWEVARRFRFFRKLLSDTVREIERKRPKAIILIDYPGFNLRLAERVKYLNIPIIYYVSPQIWAWGGKRIEPIKRLVDRMLVILPFEKELYDRAGVKCDFVGHYLMDDIESRFIKAPYKSESDVIALLPGSRPQEIEKMLPVLVEAAAVLSENRKYRFAVAGIEGKFDYGSYLKNCGTEIELQLGRTRELIAESRLVITSSGTATLETGIIGRPMVVIYKTGWLTYLIARRLVRLDSIALVNITAGERLAPELIQREAAAPRIAEEAVKILSDAERTSEIILKLHQLTDRLGRPGAGKRAAEIVGEYL